The following coding sequences are from one Virgibacillus necropolis window:
- a CDS encoding ribonuclease HII: protein MKNKSIAEIKQIIDENNLSDSDCSDLQRDSRKGVQKLWKAYEQGQKKEKELELHFLEMCQYEHKNYTNGCEYIAGIDEAGRGPLAGPVVAAAVILPRNFKLLGLDDSKLLNEHKRNEFFTLIKEQAISFGISIVSNQKIDQVNIYEATKIAMRDALSQLDPCPDHVLIDAVPLEHLPCTSESITKGDQKSITIAAASVLAKVTRDTIMKKIHKDFPFYDFESNMGYGTKHHMDALKQHGSTPFHRKSFAPVKNTFSG, encoded by the coding sequence ATGAAGAATAAATCTATCGCTGAAATTAAACAAATAATTGATGAAAATAACCTCTCAGATAGTGATTGCTCAGATTTACAACGGGATTCTAGAAAAGGTGTGCAAAAGCTATGGAAAGCTTATGAACAGGGCCAGAAGAAAGAAAAAGAACTAGAACTGCATTTTTTAGAAATGTGCCAATATGAACATAAAAATTATACAAACGGGTGTGAATATATAGCTGGAATAGACGAGGCAGGAAGAGGTCCGTTGGCTGGTCCAGTAGTGGCTGCCGCAGTTATTTTGCCGAGAAATTTTAAATTATTAGGGTTAGATGATTCAAAACTATTGAATGAGCATAAACGTAATGAGTTTTTTACACTAATTAAAGAACAGGCTATCAGTTTTGGAATATCAATTGTTAGTAATCAAAAAATTGACCAGGTAAATATTTATGAAGCAACAAAAATTGCAATGCGTGATGCTTTAAGTCAGTTAGATCCTTGTCCAGATCATGTTTTAATCGATGCTGTTCCATTAGAACATCTTCCATGTACGTCTGAATCTATTACAAAAGGCGATCAAAAAAGCATTACAATAGCCGCCGCAAGTGTTTTAGCTAAAGTTACACGAGACACAATCATGAAAAAAATACATAAGGATTTTCCTTTCTATGATTTTGAGTCAAATATGGGGTATGGCACAAAGCATCATATGGATGCGCTAAAACAGCATGGTAGTACACCATTTCATCGAAAATCATTTGCACCAGTAAAAAACACATTTAGTGGATAA
- the ylqF gene encoding ribosome biogenesis GTPase YlqF, with protein sequence MAIQWFPGHMAKARRQVEEKLKLVDFVMELVDARAPFSSQNPMLQQVLQSKPKMIILMKKDLADKRETDKWIAYFQEKNSTAIAINVNDKSDIQKVIHHAKALGQEKMDKLMKKGIRPRASRAMIVGIPNVGKSTLINRLANKKAAKTGDRPGITKQQLWIKVKKDFELLDTPGILWPKFEDELVGLRLAALGTIKDQLLSLQDITVFVIKYFQEYYPTLLEERYEIDHGIDDIVEIFEAIGKKRGCLESGGSVNFDKVADVVIQDLRSGRLGAITLESVQ encoded by the coding sequence ATGGCAATACAATGGTTCCCAGGACATATGGCAAAAGCGCGTCGACAGGTAGAGGAAAAATTAAAGCTCGTGGACTTTGTTATGGAATTAGTCGATGCACGAGCTCCGTTTTCCTCACAAAATCCAATGCTCCAACAAGTGCTGCAAAGCAAACCAAAAATGATAATTTTAATGAAAAAAGACTTAGCAGACAAGCGTGAGACAGACAAGTGGATTGCTTATTTTCAAGAAAAAAATAGTACGGCAATTGCAATTAATGTAAATGACAAGAGTGATATTCAAAAGGTTATCCATCATGCAAAGGCACTTGGTCAAGAAAAAATGGATAAGCTTATGAAAAAAGGAATTCGACCAAGGGCTTCAAGAGCCATGATAGTCGGAATTCCTAATGTTGGAAAATCGACGTTAATAAACCGACTTGCAAATAAAAAAGCTGCAAAAACCGGAGATCGTCCAGGAATAACAAAACAGCAGCTATGGATTAAGGTGAAAAAGGATTTTGAATTATTGGATACACCAGGTATCTTATGGCCTAAGTTTGAAGATGAGTTAGTGGGTTTACGATTGGCCGCATTAGGTACAATTAAGGACCAATTATTATCCCTCCAAGATATAACTGTATTCGTTATCAAGTATTTTCAAGAATATTACCCTACCTTACTTGAAGAACGCTATGAAATCGATCATGGTATAGATGATATAGTGGAAATATTTGAAGCGATTGGAAAAAAACGCGGCTGTTTAGAAAGTGGCGGTTCAGTTAATTTTGATAAAGTTGCAGATGTGGTTATCCAGGATTTACGTTCAGGTAGGCTAGGGGCTATTACATTAGAGTCCGTACAATAA
- the lepB gene encoding signal peptidase I — MTKLKNEWFDWAKALLIAFALAFIVRMFFFAPIVVDGPSMQPTLHNHDQMIVNKFIYNVSEPERFDIIVFHATPEQDFIKRIIGLPGEHVAVRDDVLYINDKQVKENFLQEIKDNKQANQTLTNDFRLEDLPGGYETIPEGYVLVLGDNRNNSADSRVLGLIPQDTIVGKTSFIYWPLDRFRILDV; from the coding sequence ATGACTAAACTGAAAAATGAATGGTTCGATTGGGCTAAAGCGCTATTGATAGCTTTTGCATTGGCCTTTATCGTTCGAATGTTCTTTTTTGCTCCAATTGTAGTAGATGGACCTTCGATGCAACCAACCTTACATAATCATGATCAAATGATTGTAAACAAATTCATCTATAATGTTAGTGAACCTGAAAGATTTGATATTATTGTGTTCCATGCTACACCAGAGCAAGACTTTATAAAGCGAATAATTGGTTTACCTGGCGAGCATGTGGCAGTGAGGGATGATGTTTTATATATTAATGACAAACAAGTAAAAGAGAATTTTTTACAAGAAATCAAGGATAATAAACAGGCTAACCAAACACTGACAAATGATTTTCGACTAGAAGATTTGCCTGGAGGTTATGAAACAATACCTGAGGGATATGTGCTAGTGCTCGGGGACAATCGAAATAATTCAGCAGATAGCCGCGTCTTAGGCTTGATTCCACAAGACACAATTGTCGGTAAAACAAGCTTTATTTATTGGCCACTAGATCGATTTCGTATTTTAGACGTATAA
- the rplS gene encoding 50S ribosomal protein L19: protein MQKIIADITKEQIRADHPNFRPGDTVKVHVKVVEGTRERIQVYEGVVIKRQNGGISETFTVRKISYGVGVERTFPVHSPRIEKIEVSRRGIVRRAKLYYLRNLRGKAARIKERR from the coding sequence ATGCAAAAAATAATTGCAGATATTACAAAAGAACAAATTCGTGCAGACCATCCCAACTTCCGCCCTGGTGACACTGTTAAGGTGCATGTGAAAGTTGTCGAAGGGACTCGCGAACGTATTCAAGTCTATGAAGGTGTTGTAATTAAACGCCAAAACGGAGGAATCAGCGAAACATTTACAGTAAGAAAAATTTCTTACGGCGTTGGTGTTGAACGTACATTCCCTGTACATTCACCTAGAATTGAAAAAATTGAAGTTTCAAGACGCGGTATCGTTCGTCGTGCGAAGCTTTATTATCTACGTAATCTACGTGGAAAAGCAGCACGTATCAAAGAACGTCGTTAA
- the trmD gene encoding tRNA (guanosine(37)-N1)-methyltransferase TrmD, whose amino-acid sequence MHIDILTLFPEMIEGVFNSSILKKAQDKNKFSYNLVNFRDYSVNKHKKVDDYPYGGGAGMVLTPQPIFDAVETITKEKSSKPRVILMCPQGEPYNQKKAEELAKEENLVFICGHYEGYDERIRKHLVTDEISIGDYVLTGGELGAMAVIDSVIRLLPDVLGNQESAPEDSFTTGLLEYPHYTRPADFRGLKVPDILLSGDHAKIYNWRRKESLKRTYERRPELINSHTLSEEDNKLLDTLIKSDE is encoded by the coding sequence ATGCATATTGACATATTAACCCTATTCCCAGAAATGATAGAGGGAGTATTTAACTCCTCTATTTTAAAAAAGGCTCAGGACAAAAATAAGTTCAGTTACAATCTAGTGAATTTTCGTGATTACTCCGTCAACAAACATAAAAAAGTAGATGACTACCCTTATGGTGGAGGGGCTGGGATGGTATTAACTCCTCAGCCTATTTTTGATGCGGTAGAAACGATTACCAAGGAAAAGTCGTCCAAACCACGTGTTATTCTTATGTGTCCGCAAGGTGAGCCGTACAATCAAAAAAAAGCAGAGGAATTAGCAAAAGAAGAAAATTTAGTATTCATTTGTGGTCATTATGAGGGGTATGATGAACGTATTCGGAAACATTTAGTCACCGATGAAATATCAATTGGAGATTACGTTCTTACAGGCGGTGAGCTTGGTGCAATGGCTGTCATCGATAGTGTAATCCGTTTATTGCCGGATGTATTAGGTAATCAAGAATCCGCGCCTGAGGATTCTTTTACAACTGGACTATTAGAGTATCCCCATTATACTAGACCAGCTGATTTTCGTGGTCTGAAGGTTCCAGATATCCTATTATCGGGGGACCATGCCAAAATTTATAACTGGAGAAGAAAAGAATCGTTGAAACGGACATATGAAAGACGACCTGAATTGATTAATTCACATACATTATCAGAAGAAGATAATAAGTTACTTGATACCTTAATCAAAAGTGATGAATAG
- the rimM gene encoding ribosome maturation factor RimM (Essential for efficient processing of 16S rRNA), producing MNEKMFNIGKIINTHGIRGEVKVHRISDFDDRFEVGETLLLVMENKQPIQLEIDSHRTHKGFELISFKGFNNINDVEHFKGSYLKITESQLTDLEEDEYYYHEIIGCNVYSINEEMLGTIKEILSPGANDVWVVKQPKGKDLLIPYIEDVVKSIDIDAKKVVIEPMEGLLD from the coding sequence GTGAATGAAAAAATGTTTAATATAGGTAAAATTATAAACACTCATGGTATTCGAGGTGAAGTGAAGGTACATCGGATCAGTGACTTTGACGATCGATTTGAGGTTGGTGAAACATTGCTACTGGTAATGGAAAATAAACAACCGATCCAATTGGAAATAGATAGTCATCGCACACATAAAGGGTTTGAACTGATTTCATTTAAAGGTTTTAACAATATAAATGATGTCGAGCATTTCAAGGGATCTTATTTGAAAATTACTGAAAGCCAATTAACTGATTTAGAGGAAGACGAATATTACTATCATGAGATAATTGGTTGTAACGTTTATTCAATCAATGAAGAGATGTTAGGAACGATCAAGGAAATTTTATCACCGGGAGCAAATGACGTCTGGGTAGTGAAACAACCTAAAGGAAAAGATTTGTTAATTCCTTATATCGAGGATGTCGTAAAATCAATCGATATCGATGCAAAAAAGGTAGTCATTGAACCAATGGAAGGACTGCTTGACTAA
- a CDS encoding YlqD family protein, with translation MKIMKKVLIKQVLTEKSKEELRQNFANHKMRLEQECQQLLFEQRKLQNKSGVSKQEVYQRFQQEIKNRKEKMKLVDFKLEQLDMLELGSEITEKEVEALVEVKVGTHWDQIMVESAIVIKDDVVIRIDE, from the coding sequence ATGAAAATAATGAAAAAAGTATTGATTAAACAAGTGTTAACGGAAAAAAGTAAAGAGGAGTTAAGACAAAACTTCGCAAATCATAAAATGCGACTTGAACAAGAGTGTCAACAATTGTTATTTGAACAAAGGAAATTACAGAATAAATCAGGGGTATCTAAGCAAGAGGTTTACCAGCGTTTTCAGCAAGAAATTAAAAATCGCAAAGAAAAAATGAAACTAGTTGACTTTAAACTAGAGCAATTGGATATGTTGGAACTTGGTAGTGAAATTACAGAAAAAGAAGTTGAGGCTCTTGTTGAAGTTAAAGTGGGAACGCATTGGGATCAAATCATGGTAGAATCAGCAATTGTTATAAAAGATGATGTTGTTATCCGAATCGATGAATAG
- a CDS encoding KH domain-containing protein gives MKALIESIVTPLVDFPEDIVVTETEEETKIIYHLTVNQDDVGKIIGKNGRIAKAIRTVVYAAKTDANKRIYLDIM, from the coding sequence ATGAAAGCCCTAATTGAATCCATTGTTACACCACTTGTTGATTTTCCAGAAGATATCGTTGTAACAGAAACAGAAGAAGAAACAAAAATTATTTATCACCTTACTGTTAATCAAGATGATGTTGGAAAGATTATCGGCAAGAATGGACGTATTGCAAAAGCTATCCGGACAGTTGTATATGCAGCTAAGACGGACGCAAACAAACGTATATATTTGGATATCATGTAA
- the rpsP gene encoding 30S ribosomal protein S16 — protein MAVKIRLKRMGSKRNPFYRIVVADSRSPRDGRQIEQIGTYNPVVNPVEVKIDEDKALSWMTNGAKPSDTVRNLFSKEGIMKKFHDSKNQK, from the coding sequence ATGGCTGTTAAAATTCGTTTAAAACGTATGGGATCTAAAAGAAATCCATTTTACCGTATCGTTGTTGCTGATTCACGTTCTCCTCGTGACGGACGTCAAATCGAACAAATTGGAACATATAACCCGGTAGTTAATCCGGTTGAGGTTAAGATTGATGAAGACAAAGCACTTAGCTGGATGACAAACGGTGCAAAACCAAGTGATACAGTTCGCAATCTTTTCTCAAAAGAAGGCATCATGAAAAAATTCCACGACTCTAAAAATCAAAAGTAA
- the ffh gene encoding signal recognition particle protein, which translates to MAFEGLSDRLQSTIKKITGKGKVSEQDVKEMTREVRLALLEADVNFKVVKELISRIKERATGQEVMESLTPGQQVIKVVKDELSILMGGEQSKIAVADKSPTVIMMVGLQGAGKTTTTGKLANLLRKKHNRSPLLVACDIYRPAAIKQLETLGDQLTMPVFSMGTEAKPVDIAKKAIEQAKAEHNDYVIIDTAGRLHVDNELMDELQDIKASVNPDEIFLVVDSMTGQDAVNVAESFNEQLDITGVVLTKLDGDTRGGAALSIKAVTDKPIKFAGMGEKLDELEAFHPERMASRILGMGDVLTLIEKAQTNVDEKQAKALEEKMRTMSFTFDDFLEQMGQVKNMGPLDDLMAMIPGAGKMKGLKNAQLDEKQLVHVEAIIQSMTKQERQEPSLMNASRKKRIAAGSGTSVSQVNRLLKQFDEMKKMMKQMTNMQKGKKGKGAGMKFPFM; encoded by the coding sequence ATGGCATTTGAAGGACTTTCCGACCGTTTACAAAGTACAATTAAAAAGATAACCGGTAAGGGTAAAGTATCTGAACAAGATGTAAAAGAAATGACAAGAGAAGTCCGACTTGCACTTCTAGAAGCTGATGTAAACTTTAAAGTTGTAAAGGAGCTAATAAGTCGAATAAAAGAGCGTGCAACTGGTCAAGAGGTAATGGAAAGCTTAACACCTGGACAGCAAGTTATAAAAGTTGTAAAAGACGAACTGTCTATACTAATGGGTGGAGAACAAAGCAAAATAGCTGTAGCAGATAAATCACCAACTGTCATTATGATGGTTGGCTTGCAGGGTGCGGGTAAAACAACCACAACCGGTAAACTAGCAAATTTGCTCAGAAAAAAACATAATCGTTCTCCGCTGTTAGTTGCTTGCGATATTTATCGTCCAGCAGCTATTAAGCAACTCGAAACACTTGGAGACCAATTGACTATGCCTGTCTTTTCGATGGGAACTGAGGCGAAACCAGTTGATATTGCTAAGAAGGCCATTGAACAGGCAAAAGCGGAACATAATGATTATGTCATTATTGATACAGCAGGTCGTTTGCATGTTGATAATGAATTAATGGATGAGCTACAGGATATAAAAGCTAGTGTGAATCCAGATGAAATCTTCTTAGTAGTTGATTCAATGACTGGTCAGGATGCTGTAAATGTAGCAGAGAGCTTTAACGAGCAACTTGATATTACTGGTGTCGTTCTAACGAAACTTGACGGCGATACACGTGGCGGTGCAGCCCTATCTATTAAGGCAGTCACAGATAAGCCAATTAAATTTGCAGGGATGGGTGAAAAGCTAGACGAGCTGGAAGCATTTCATCCAGAGCGCATGGCTTCTCGAATTCTCGGTATGGGCGATGTCTTAACGTTAATTGAGAAAGCTCAAACGAATGTTGATGAAAAGCAAGCTAAAGCCTTAGAAGAAAAAATGCGAACGATGTCATTTACATTTGATGACTTTTTGGAACAAATGGGTCAAGTGAAAAATATGGGACCACTAGATGATCTCATGGCTATGATTCCAGGAGCAGGTAAAATGAAAGGTTTAAAGAATGCGCAATTAGACGAGAAACAACTGGTACATGTAGAAGCTATTATTCAATCCATGACGAAGCAAGAAAGGCAAGAACCGAGTCTTATGAATGCTAGTCGTAAAAAACGAATTGCTGCTGGATCCGGTACATCTGTTTCACAAGTCAATCGTTTATTAAAGCAATTTGATGAAATGAAAAAGATGATGAAGCAAATGACTAACATGCAAAAAGGCAAAAAAGGTAAAGGAGCAGGAATGAAGTTTCCTTTCATGTAA
- a CDS encoding putative DNA-binding protein, whose amino-acid sequence MLEKTTRINYLFDFYQALLTPKQRNYMEMYYLEDYSLGEISELSKVSRQAVYDNIKRTELMLESYENKLYLYDKFKSRMKLLDQIERDIAENTITNETKSMFIKLKEID is encoded by the coding sequence ATGCTAGAAAAAACGACACGCATTAATTATTTGTTTGATTTTTACCAAGCATTACTAACACCTAAACAACGTAATTACATGGAAATGTATTATTTAGAGGATTATTCGCTTGGTGAAATTTCCGAACTGTCCAAGGTTTCTAGACAAGCTGTGTATGATAATATTAAACGCACAGAATTGATGCTTGAATCATATGAGAACAAACTTTATTTATATGATAAATTTAAATCTCGCATGAAACTTTTAGATCAAATTGAACGAGATATTGCAGAAAATACAATAACAAATGAAACAAAAAGTATGTTTATTAAATTAAAAGAAATAGATTAG
- the ftsY gene encoding signal recognition particle-docking protein FtsY yields the protein MGFMDKLKNKFKQNDEEEISTKYKEGMTKTRNSFSGKINDLIAKYRKVDEDFFEELEEVLITADVGVMTVMDLIDELKMEVKRRNIKDTKDVKDVISEKLVEIYYGDDDESIEELNFQQNELTVMLVVGVNGVGKTTSIGKLAHQLKSDGKKVVLAAGDTFRAGAIEQLEVWGERAGVDIIKQGAGSDPAAVIFDGIKAAKTRNADVLICDTAGRLQNKVNLMNELSKVKRVIEREVPNAPHEVLLVLDATTGQNAMSQAKTFLEATNVSGIVLTKLDGTAKGGIVLAIRNELHIPVKYVGLGEEITDLQKFNAQAFVFGLFADMLEDDNEY from the coding sequence ATGGGTTTTATGGATAAATTAAAAAACAAATTTAAGCAAAATGATGAAGAAGAAATTTCTACTAAATATAAAGAAGGTATGACCAAAACGAGAAACTCCTTCTCAGGCAAAATCAATGATTTAATCGCCAAATATCGAAAAGTGGACGAGGACTTCTTTGAAGAACTAGAAGAGGTTTTGATAACTGCCGACGTTGGTGTTATGACGGTTATGGACTTAATTGATGAATTAAAAATGGAAGTGAAGCGACGTAATATTAAAGATACAAAAGATGTTAAAGATGTTATTTCCGAAAAGTTAGTGGAAATATATTATGGTGATGATGACGAAAGTATAGAAGAATTAAATTTTCAACAAAATGAATTAACGGTCATGTTAGTTGTTGGCGTGAACGGTGTAGGAAAAACAACCTCTATTGGAAAGTTAGCACATCAGCTAAAATCTGACGGAAAAAAAGTGGTATTAGCAGCTGGAGATACGTTTCGAGCAGGAGCTATCGAACAACTTGAAGTCTGGGGAGAACGTGCAGGCGTGGATATTATTAAACAAGGCGCTGGTAGTGACCCAGCTGCTGTTATTTTTGACGGAATTAAAGCCGCAAAAACGCGTAATGCAGATGTGTTAATTTGCGATACAGCAGGGCGTTTGCAAAATAAAGTAAATTTAATGAACGAACTGTCAAAGGTGAAGCGTGTCATAGAGCGAGAGGTCCCAAATGCGCCACATGAGGTATTGCTAGTCTTAGATGCAACAACTGGTCAAAATGCAATGAGTCAAGCTAAGACATTCTTAGAAGCAACAAATGTTTCAGGAATCGTATTAACGAAGCTTGATGGGACAGCAAAAGGTGGGATAGTCTTGGCAATTCGTAATGAGTTACATATCCCAGTAAAATATGTTGGACTTGGGGAAGAAATCACAGACCTACAAAAGTTTAACGCACAAGCCTTTGTATTTGGTTTATTTGCTGATATGCTTGAAGATGATAACGAGTACTAG